Part of the Diceros bicornis minor isolate mBicDic1 chromosome 2, mDicBic1.mat.cur, whole genome shotgun sequence genome is shown below.
AGGGTGAAGAAGTCTACAGAATTCAATAATGATTACtggttaaacttttttttttttttttgctgaggaagaccggctctgagctaacatctattgccaatcctcctcctcccctcccccgccaaagccccagtagatagttgtatgtcatagttgcacatccttctagtagctgtatgtgggacgcggcctcagcatggccggagaagccgagcgtccatgcgcgcccgggatccgaaccagggctgccagtagcggagcgtgcgcacttaaccgctaagccactgggctggcccctggttaaACTCTTAAAAAGAGGACAGGAGATTGAAGAGGAagattctttctcctttccctctccaagcttatttgttcttttttttttttttttccttttttttgtgaggaagatcggccctgagctaacatctgccaatcctcctcttttttgctgaggaagagtggccctgggctaacatccatgcccatcttcctccactttacatgggacgccaccacagcatggcttgccaagtggtacaTCGCtgtgtgcctaggatccgaaccggcgaaccccgggccgctgcagcagaatgcgcgcacttaaccgcttgcgccaccgggccagccccaaagcttATTTGTTCTTAACAGACTTGATAATTagtatacacattttaaaattaaggatTATTATATAAAATGCTTCTTATTcccttaaaaacagaaattagacAACAAATACCTTCACGCTCTTATTTAACAAATTTTATATGCTGCTTAAAGTTATTCAAGGGAAAAATAAGCGAGTTTGGTATTATCTGCAGAAGTTAACAAtgtctaaaaaaaagaaaaaaatctaaaaaattcaAGAATCTCAATCAGAAAATTATTAGAATAGTTTAGAAAAACTGTAGgatgttataaattttaaaaagtcaactgcATTCCTATGTCAAAGacactataggaaaaaaaaaaaaatcaaagaaatcagATAAGTCCTTTTCCAGTAACAAAAAGTATTAAATAGGAGGGTATTAATTTCTTCATTAGTTTCTTAAATAACATTATACAAAAACGAgagaacagggccggcccggtggcatagtggttaagttcgcctgctctgctccagtggcctggggttcgcagggttggatcctgggcaccgacctacgcaccgctcatcaagccatgctatggcggcattccatatacaaaatagaggaagatgggcacagatgttagctcagggctaatcttactcagcaaaaagaggaagactggcaacagatgttagctcagggctgatcttcctcaccaaaacaaataaaaattaaaattgaaaatgagagaaaaagtcCCTGAAGAATACTTTCTAGAGCTTGATAAAGTGCTGGTTAAATTTATCTGGATAAATACGTGGGCACAATATCCTTTTAATAAAGACTCTTGGTAGCAGACATACACTAACTTTTCAATACCTACTAAGGACAAATTTCCCAcagaggtttatttttatttatctatttttggtgagggagattggccctgagctaacatctgttgtcaatcttcctctttttgcttgaggaagattgtccctaagctaacatctgtgacaatctttctctattttgtatatgggatgctaccacagcatggcttgatgagtggtgtgtaggtccacactcgggatctgaacccgtgaaccccgggctgctgaagcaaagtgcatgaacctaaccactatgccaccaggccggccccagaccaATTTCAGAGGGGCTGAATTTTAAGAACTTTACATGTAAATAATCAGAACtacataaagagaaaggaacattacTTTTCAGTAAATACTGTTGAGCTATTTAGTTGTCAGCATGGAGACAAATTACGATACAACAGATTCCAAATGAGGCAAAATCTTAAGcttatcttaaaaattattttaaactaggaaaaataacaaaacaaagaatagtacCTTTATTCcagtgaagaagaaaaatacatttctgaATCTCGAAGAACTAAGATACCATCAGACACAAAATAGGAACATTCCAAGGTTCATAAATTCTTCCCCAATTCTCTGCTCCCTCAATTCAAAACGAAAAAAAGTGAGGGGGAAATAATTGCTCTTTTCTGTGACAATCAGCCTATCAGCCTCCCATCACTTGAATTGCTTCTATGGCCCTTGTCACCTTCTCCACAGCATCACATTATTTAAGTTCCTGTTTTCTTTCCCCCATTACACTGCAGCAGGTGCCTTTAGGATTGTCTTTAACAATCCCTTATATAAAACAGGTGTTCTACAAATAGTTCTTGAACTAATGCATATCTGAatacaaaacaaattttttttatttctgaagataaaatattttttaaaaaccagaatgtagaaaaataaacatgaacacagacaatgataaaatcttactttccaaaatattataaagaattaataaaataagattGACACCAGATTTTAATTGATAAGTGATTAAGGGTGAGGAACAGATTCTGTACACACAGGAAAATACAGACAGAAAATTACATTCTTTATTATCCATTATTAAGGAAATGTCCATTTCCACACAACTATTAAATTACTAAAAAATAAGTTAAACTCAATGTTGGTGGAGGAAAACCTAGATCACTGTTAATTGGCTCCATTATTCTGAAGAACAACATGATAACATGTGAGTGCCAGCCCAGGCTTTAATTCAGAAATTCCACTTTGGGCAGTAGACTCTAAAATTCCATCATCCCTCACTCTTCTTGGGCCCCTTCCCTGCTTTTTTTCTAGCACTTACTATGGTCTAACTCTAGCTATATTACTTCTCAATTTTGTTGCAGGCAGGACCTGTTTTGTCACTGTCATACCCTCAGTGCCTACAGCAGCCTGCCATATAGATGGTgctcagtatttgttgaatgaatgaatgaatggtctaAGGAAACAAGTTCTTGCCTCCATACCTATATATGGGTATAGTATATAAAATTCATAACAGCATAATCTATAATTACAAAAACTAGAACCTACATGCCCAGAGAAAAGCTAAGCAAATTAGAATATAATGACACCATAAAATGCTGAAGAGCcatcaaacattaaaaatttagtgAAAGTATTTACAAATTAAGTAGGAAGAAACATAACAGCAACATTCATATCATGTAAAAAATGTTTTGTGGTGCTTTGTCCATTAAGAACTGTAGTTCATATGAAGCTTGTATAAATACTGAAGTATTAATAAAAGAATCATTAGATTCTTTAATAACTACTTTAAGTTACTTACacttataattttcaaatattctatCAGGTCTGCAGTATGTTGAGAAGACAAGCAGCTACTGTTTCAGTGGGATAACTAACACACAATAAAAGGCACCCATTTTGAGAATACCCCTGGTGTCCACTCTGAAGTGACCTTGACTGAGGGGCTGAGTGGGGCAAGTTGTCAGCTACAGGATGCTAAAGCAACAGTTCACCTCCTGTGGTCTTCACAGATGAGAGAGGCACCAGCTCGTCGCCAAGGCCCCATCCCGCTCAGCTGCAAGAACATTCCTTACCCCCTCACCAAGGCCATACACAGTTGGGCCCTACATAAGGCCTCATGTGACCAAGGCCAGGGTGCCAGGCCTTTGATGGCTAGGTCTCATCAGCATATGGGCCAGGCACCACAGAAACAGGAGGaaccgggggccggccccatggcatagaggttaagtgtgcgcgctccgctgctggcggcccgggttcggatcctgggccgcaccaacgcactgtttgtcaggccatactgtggcggcatcccacataaagtggaggaagatcagcacggatgttagctcagggccagtcttcctcagcaaaaagaggaggattggcagggatgttagctcagggctgatcttcctcacaaaaaaaaaaagaaagaaagaaacaggaggAACCGAAGCTGTGAACTGGGCTGGGAACCTGCCTCTGGTTTCCTTGAGCGTCAGTCAGCAAATGTGGACTTGAGAGTCAGGGGTCCATTACCTACAGCCCGGTCTACAACCTTGAGCATGCTTTCAAACCTGTTTAAGCCTGTCTCCTCACTGGACTTAAGAGAAAATACCTTTGCAGGATGaaggtgaaaattaaatgagacaatccaTGGGAAGCCACGAGGTGGGACCTCACTTGATACTGGCCATGACTATCCTAGTTGTCACCTTGGATGCCTGCCATCCAAGACTGTCTCCCAGCTGGCACATTCATACCCACTCTGGCTCCGGAAGGCACTCAACTGGAAACAGGTAGTTGGGGCTAAAGCAAATCTACACGGAAGGCTCCAAAGGACCCCTTTTCACCCAGGTTCCACATGCAGCGTCTCTCAGCAGAggcagggctgcagagtcctCACGTGTTTTCTGAGCAGGGCCCAGGGGAACAAAGGCATACCGTCACAGCACCATTCGACCATCGTTGGGTCACGCGGAGCTGCCAGTCCAGCCTGAGATACTACTACAAAGGTGTAAAGATCCATTCCTACTCGGCTGCTTTATCTTTCACATCTGAAAATAGTCAAGGTATCTGCAGCTGCCTCTAAGTGAGGTCACAGAACAGCAGGAGACATTCCTTTGGCGAAAAAGGACACACTCTTGTCCTGTATCTTGTACTGGTAAGTGAGGCTCCGATCCCGCTGGGCTGTGAGCTGTGATGGTCTCCTCCACAGGATCCTCAGCTACAGTGACAGGGAGAAGAATGAAAGAGGAGCGCCCACCCCAAATACCGAACCCCATCTGCCTCCTCCATAACCTTCATTTGAGGCCCCTATGAGATAAGTTTCATGAGCCATGCCATAATGGGACCAATTTCTAAAACAAAGCTTATCACCAGCTAACTAAAAATAAAGGTTTCCCCTCCATTACAATAGTGATATTTGCTCATTACAGAAAACATGgaacaaaagaaaaggaagaaaaaagtcatCCAGAGAAAAACCATTaaagtatttttatgtatttcccTTTGGTCTTTCTTCTATGCATGGGTTTGTACTTGTTGGCTTGTACTTGTTGGCTAGATTGTTGGCTTGTACTTGTTGGCTAGACTGATTATCAAAATCAACACATCAGAATCTATATTCAATTCAGAGGCTCAGGCAGGCTAGACATTTATTTTGATGATGTCACCGCCTAGAATGCTCGGGGGACTGGCTTCAGAGCCAGGCCACAAGCTGCCCAGCACAACCCTCTCCTCACGCTGTGCCACAGGCGCCACCAACACAGCATTTTTGGGCTTgctcatttgctttattttccatTGCTGCCTCTGCGTGACTCTAGGCCAAAATGCCTACCCACCCTTAACAGGTCAAGAGTGGTCAACACAAAGTTAACCTGGAAGCTGTGGCAGAGTCTTTGGGGTGATTCCAAAAGAGAAGTTTCAGAAAGGAGACAACCATGGCAGCCCCTTGGGAGGAGCAGAACCCGACCTCCCTCCCAGAGCAAGCCTCTCGGCTTCTGCCCGAGTACTCCAAACCTTCTGGTCAGAGGCGGCAGCAACCCTAGCCGTGGGTCCAGCCTCCCCAAGTCtctattttaaaaggaagaatgtTGACCTGAATATACAAAGCCTATTGTAGTCCTGCATAGAAATTTTACTGTTTGATAGCACTGCCCCTGTACTCCACTCCAGATAGCTGTCTCCTCTTTAGGAGCCTCACAGACGGGATACTGTGGAAACCTGCACTGGCGTGTGGGGCTAAGCACTCTCCGGAGCAGACTCTGACTTGCATTCACACAACTTCCATCTGAAGCAATACCCCAACCAGACAACCCCTTGAGCCCAACACTATCCCATGTGAAGTttagactgaggcacagaggcaaGCAGCCCGCTGCCCAGTAAggccctggccccagcccctgcGCACCTGCCCATGAACATCCCTGCAGAAGCCAGTGGCCAGGCCCTCGGCCCGCAGGATCAGGTGGCTCTGGTGACTAAGGCCATTCAGCAGGATGTCGTTCTCCTCGTCCTCAGCGTCTCCACTGTCATGCACAAGTGCCACTATGTTTCCCTGCAACAGAGATACAAGAAAGAAACCTGACTGGAAGGGACACCAGGATCAGGGAGCATTGGGCTCTCAGTGCCTCCACACCCTTGCACACCCTCTCACAGATCAGCCTCCCTGCTGCTGCTGCAACCAACCCCTTTGTGGGAAGGACCCTTGCCTGGGCTCCAGGACCCTAATTCCAATCATCTGCTGGATAGTTTCACCAGCACATCTAACCGGTACTTCCAGCTCAGTCCATCTAAAACCAAGCTAAGCCTGTGGTCCTCCCTAATGTTAGTAAAAGGTGCCACCATTCTGCCAGGCACCAATCCATCCAGTCAACAGTTCCtaagtgcttaccatgtgccagaccccACCGTGGGGATACAGGTGAGAGACGTGGACCCTGGAGACAGACAGATACTGACAATACAGGATATAACACCCGGAGGAGGGAAGCACGGGGTGCTGGGGCAGCACAAAGAAGAGGCATCCTGTCTAGCTTGGAGGAGAGGACCAGGAGGTGGGCACACCTGAGCTGAGTCAGAGGACAAGTAGGAGCTGGCCAGGCAGAACCAGAGGGGAAGGTCAACCCCATCAAAAGGAGACTCCTTGAATAAGAAGTccgttcagggccggccccatggcttagcggttaagtgcgcacgctccgctaccagcggcccgggttcggatccgggcgcgcaccgacgtaccgcttctctggccatgctgaggctgcatcccacatacggcaactagaaggatgtgcagctatgacatacaactatctactggggctttggggaaaaaaaaggaggaagactggcaatagatgttagctcagagccagtcttcctcagcaaaaagaggaggattagcatggatgttagctcagggctgatcttcctcaaaaaaaagaaaagtcctttCAAAGGAATACTGCCCAGgtgttaaaaagaatgaagcagatCGTGTGTTCTGTTTTCAGGCAATGGACACCAAAACATACTGtgtattattaaatgaaaaaagtacCTAACAGTGTGGATGGTAGGTAACCAGTAATGTGAAGAAAAATGCTGGGagataaatatacatacaaatatgttCATAATTGCATAGACTCTCTAGAAGGATATACATTGGAGGGAAGGGGacaatttatcttttatactatttatttcctcttttttcttttttcaactatTCCCAAATTTTACCTTTTCAACTAAAAGAAGTATTTTTACAAAAAGAAGGTGGTAGTGGGCCACAGAGCAAGCTGAGCTGCAGAAGGTGGCTTTGACTACTTCACTGTCACCCCAAACCCCACTGAACTATATCCTCCAAACCCCTTCCATTCTCTCCATATCACCCTTGTTCCTGGCCCCGTGACTGTAGCCAGGACAGCCTGAAGTCCCCTAGACACAGCTTCCAGGCAGGACCTTGCACACAGGAGGTGCTCAGCATGCAGTGCTGGGTACATGCACCCCTGGCTCACTCAGTTAGCTCTCTCTCCTACTGCTCTGCACACTCAGCCTGACCACACCGTGCCAAGGTCCACAGTTCCTACCAGCTGCACCATCACACACTGAAGACTGGCCACTATGGGCCAGACActgtatatataactatatactgGCGTGTTATAAGCTTCATCTCACTTAACTCTTGCAGTCGAGTTCCTGTGAGGTAGGCACTATagctattcctattttataggcTGGCCTACTATTATTGTTAAAATCTCTATAATGGCAAAATCTCTATTTCTGCCTCATAACTTGACAACAAAGGTTACATCCTATACTCCTATTGCaccttataatttttaaagcagtttacACCCATTATCTCAGCTGATCTTCAAAACACACTCAGAGCAACAATGACTTGCCCTAGGACACGCAGGACTGCTGCAGCACCACACGTACCCAGCCCCATTACAGACAGTGCTGGCCAACCCTTTAGTTTTGAGAGCTTTACTTTTTAGCAATGGCAAGTACCAGGAGACAAGGGTGAGTAGACCAAAAGATTTCTGGGCCTGCCAGAGCAAAGCCAAAACCCAAGCAATTGAACAAAAAAGATCACTGCAACTGAGTGAGGTCTGGGCCTGTCTGGGCCCTCAGAGGTCACAGGTGGGAGCACGAACAGCAGGTCCATCGGTACCTTTAGTTCACAGCACACAGTGGCTCTGCAGTAGTGGATGAAGTCCAGCACGGCCACTGCCCCCACACCCAGGCTCAGCAGCACACTGAGGTCGTCCACCAGCAGCACCGGGCACCTCCACGCAGCCTCCCCATTGTCCACAGGCTTCAGGGCCTCTCGCACAAACTCATACAGTGGCTGCAGGTTCTCAGCGTTGGCCTCCCTGGGACACAGGGCAAAAGTCACCAGAGAGTTCACTCTGGAAAAGTTTATTTGGGAACGAGCAGCTCCACAGGAAAGTTAGGGGGACGCAAAGAACTGGATCCCAGTACTTGGAAGCAAGGGGTTCACGATCTGGTTGGGAAAAAAAGGCATGCATGTGCACAAGAGTAAGCTGTACTTCAAATATTCCTTGAGGCCTACTAGGTACAAAGCACTGTGCTAGAAACTGGGGGacacaaaaataaatagcatGTGGGGCCCTTAAGAGACACCACACAGCCTCTCAATCCAAAAGCTGAAGGCATCTAGAAGATTAATTTGGACTGGGCAGGCAGGAGAAGTCTTCCTATGAGGTCATAATTGGGTATAAAAAGCTAAACAGCAGTTTAAGTGCCTTGGTGGTGAGGAGCAGTGGTCTAAGGGCTGCTTGTGCACATAAGAGATTCAACCTGTTTCTCACACAAGCTGGCCCAGCTATCTCCATCTCCCCAATGACTACCCTCCACAGGAATTTCCCAGCAACAGTGGAGGCTCAAAGAGCACCAGAGGACAGGCCCAGGCACCTGCCCACTGCCCCATGCTCCAGGGCTGAGCCCCGCTAACAGCAAGGATAACTCCCTGCAGCCTGGGCTCAGGTGTAACCAGGCCCATCATTCAGGCGAAGATACCCAGTTCAGAGACGCAAAAGGCTGTGTGTGAGGCCACATGCACAGGGCCAGGGCACATGGCTTTCGGACTCCACACTGCCTCCCAGCCACTGAATAAGGTTGAGTCTGAGAGAGGGCGCAACGGGGAGAGTTCCTGTATGGACTGCTTTGTGGTGGAGTAAGCACAACAACCAGGCAGGGAGTCTGCACAGAGCTGTTTACGGCTGATGCTCATAAAGGATGAGAAGGAGGAAAACTACTCTCAAATACCAAACCAGCAGTTGACAAACTTTTTCTCCAAGGGCCTGTTGCAATACCAGAGAAGTGTCTGGCTCCTGAAGCCAGCTCTGTCCTCTCACACCTGAGGAAAAGGAATCACACAGCAACCCCTGTCTAGGCCCAGCTACCAGGAGTACACTTCTGGGCTGGGCTGCAGGCTGACTCACCTGAGAAACTGCAAGGGGTGTGGCTCCTCCTGAGCCCTGAAGAAGACATCCACTGAGGACTTGAGACCCTCGAGGAACACAAGCTGCCCACGTTCCCGTGCCGTGGTCAGGCTAACACCCTAAACATGACCAAGAGGAGAGTGAGTTACTATGCTGTGCAGGGGAACCCATCAGAAAGGCTAGACTCCAGCTCACAAGGGGACACAGGACACATTCCAAAGCCTGCACATGTGTACCTGTCCAACCGACATACAGGGCCCATGTCTTCTTTCTCCTGGGTGTTCCCAACCCACAATCCCCGTTCCGTTTTTCAGATGTGCATTTACATTTAATTGTCACATTTCTTAAAAACTTACAatctttttcttatatatttatttttatgattaccTAACACCTGTTTTAAATTCATAATAGTAATataaagtttcctttttaaatgcAGGTATTTACAAAATTaagcaaatttaaaaacaataagtaaataataacaataagatGGTGGGAGAATGACCAAGATCTGGAAAATGCTGATGCAGGAAAAAGGGCCAGACTTCTGGCTTTGACCTTCACAAACCCTCTCGTTTACCCATCAGTAGCACAGGACCTCAGGGCTGTTCTGAGGTTTGAATAGGCCAAGAGGAGGTGAGAGGCAAGTGACAAAAGCACCTCTCCCACTTGGGTCCTAAGCCCTAGACTTAGGAAGAGACAGTGGGGACATCCAACTTGGCAGCAGACCAAGCTGTGATCTCTAACCCAGCAGGACCAAGATTCAAGTCCACACTGAGAAGGAGAAAACCTTAACTGGTGTAGAATCAGTAGAGGTAGGTTTGATTAATTAATAACAGATCTGGTTCTACAAACCCTAAATTAATAAAACACGCAGAGATGCTGCCTTAGCCCTTCAGATAAGGGGTTCAGGATCCTACAATTTCCTTAGTCCCTTCTTTGCTAAGTTCTCTACAACCCAACCAGGGAAGCCCAGCCTTAGACCACGCTCACATATgcatgacacacacacactcagggaCCTCACCACCAagttctaaaatatttaccaGCTTCTGTGCCACGATATTGTAGTGACTGAAGGATTGGATGAATGCCACAAAGCAGACTTTACAATTagctggaaaacaaaataaattgatttttaataaaGTCCCTGCTTACAACCAGTTTTGTACACTTCATACCTCTGGAAACAAAAGCACTGAGGCAGGTCTAGAGGCCCAGAGGCCT
Proteins encoded:
- the ELP6 gene encoding elongator complex protein 6; translation: MFPELNNLLNTTPDRAEQGKLTLLCDAKTDGSFLVHHFLSFYLKANCKVCFVAFIQSFSHYNIVAQKLGVSLTTARERGQLVFLEGLKSSVDVFFRAQEEPHPLQFLREANAENLQPLYEFVREALKPVDNGEAAWRCPVLLVDDLSVLLSLGVGAVAVLDFIHYCRATVCCELKGNIVALVHDSGDAEDEENDILLNGLSHQSHLILRAEGLATGFCRDVHGQLRILWRRPSQLTAQRDRSLTYQYKIQDKSVSFFAKGMSPAVL